Within Paeniglutamicibacter psychrophenolicus, the genomic segment GTATACGGACCGGGGTTTCCGGCGGCATCCGGACCCGTGGTGGTCGGCTTGGTGATGGCAAGCTCCCGCATTGACTTTGGCTTCGACCGGAACCCGCTTCGGAAGCAACGATTCAGCGTGTTGCTGGGGCACGGATCCGGTGGCCCACGTATGTCGCCCGGATTGGCCGGGGCGCCGAACGCTTCGGAGACGGCCACGATCTCATGATCCTCACGAGCAACTACGGCGAGGCGGGCACCACGCGCTGCTTTTCCTGGACCCCCACAACCGACGGCGGACGGTGTCATCGTTGTCGCGGCACGCTGGCCCAGGTGTCTCACTTCGACGAGAACTGCACGATCGTGGTTCGATGGGGCAACGACGGGGGCGGGAACGAGGAAGAGGGTCGGTCCGCCTCGGCCGCCTCGAGGAATGGGAAACCATCTGGCCCGCACTCAAACACCTCCACTGATGCGTTGTCACCCGTGGTCCCCACCTGCCGGGGGCGCGAACGGCCGGCGAGGAGCTCGTCGCTGGCGTCGTCACGGGACCCGGCTCGCGGGCACGGTGTCCGGCTTCCACGAAACGTTTGGCCCGGGGCCACCGAGGGGTCAGCTCGAGCTGCGACGCTTCCGTCGCGGGGAACCGGCTTCGGCGGCCCGGGCGGCCAACACCGCGTGGGCGGTCTCCAGGATCGATTCGGCGGCCGGCCGGAACACGACTCCGAGCTCGCGTTCGGCCTTGGACGCGTCGCAGCGCGGGCAGTTCAACGCCGTCCACACACCCTGGTAGTTCACCGGCAGGCGCACCGGGAGGATCGACTGCACCCGGTCGGCCAGGCGCGCCATCGCCAGCAGCGGCTTGGCCGGCATGCTTCCGCGCGGCGGACGCCGCCCGGCGGCCTGCGCGACGATGCCCTGGATATCGCGCATCGACACCAGCTCACCGGTGGCCAGGTAGCGGCGCGGGCCGCGGGCGGGGACCAGGCAGGCGGCGACGGCCGCGGCCACGTCCCGGACGTCGACCACCGGAACCCTCCCCGGGATCCCCATCGGCATCTGGCCGCCCAGGATCCAGCGCGCAAACAGCGTCGACTCGCCCGACGCCGGATCGCCCGGCCCCCACACCATCCCCGGCTGGATGATCGTCACCGGCGCGCCGGCGGCCTGGTGGGCACGCGCGATATCCTCCGACCGCGCCTTGGACAGGGCATAGGCGGTGGGCGGCCGGCCCACCGGGGAGTCCGCGGTGATCTCCGGCGCACCCGGGAGCAATGCCGCGTAGGAGGAAATGTGGATGATAGGGTCGAGCCCGCGCTGGACCGCCTTGCCCAGCACCAGCTCGGTGCCTCGCACGTTCTGCGCCAACACGTTCGCGGCCCGGCGGGGGTCAAGGGTGTACGAGGCCGCGGCGTGGACGACCGCGTCGCATCCCGCCACGGCGCGCTCGACATCCTCTTCGATGGTGGTGTCGGCCTCGACGGGCTCGACCTCTTCGAAGCAGCCGCGCAACTGCAGGGCGTGGCGGATTCGGGCGAGAGATCGTGCGGCAGCGCGCACTTCATGGCCATCACGGACCAATGCCTCCGCCATGTGCGAGCCGAGGAATCCGCTTGCCCCGGTGACCAAGACCTTCATATCGATCCATCTCCTTCGCTGGTTCCCGGAGCCTCGATGACCATGCATGGTTCGCCGCGGGGTTCGATGTGTGACCTTCACGTTGCCATTTCAAGAGTACTTATGTGCCAGCGGCAGGCATAGGTCATGGACGAATCGCAACCGGCGGCCTGCCCCGGCAGGCGGACCGCCGCTCGTTCACCAAAACGCGAAAACGAGCCGGATTAGGCGCGGGTCCGGGCGACCTCGCGCACACAGAAGAACGCGACGACCAGGATGAAGCCCAGGCACAGGTAGCCGAGGCCGGCGAAGCCCAGCGTGGCCAGCAGCACCCCGGAGCCGGCGGCACCCAGCGCCCCGGCCGCCCCCATGAGGGTGTCGGAGACGCCCTGGACCAGCACGCGGCGCGGACGGTCCACCCGCTCTGCCAGGAACGCCGAGCCGGAGACCGTCGACATCGACCAGCCCAGGCCCAGCAGCACCAGTGCGACAGTGACCGCGGAGCGGGATTCGGCACCGATGCCTGCGACCAGCACGGCCGCCACCAGCACCATCATGCCCGCCAGCATCATCCGCGGCTGGCCGATCCGATCCGCCCACGCCCCGATGAACGGGGAGAGCGCGTACATGCCGGCGATGTGCAGGGAGATGACGAAGCCGATGACGATCAGGATGTCGGCGCTGCCCCCGTGCATTTCGTGCCCCGGGATGGCGGCCAGGTCCTTGAGGTGCACCGGGGTCATCGACATGACCCCGACCATCACCAGGTGGGCGACCACGATGGTGGCAATGCCCAGGGTCGCGCCCGGAGAGGCGCGCACCGCCGACAACCCGGTGGCCATCGAGCCGCGGCGCCTGCCCGTCGAGACGGGGTGCGGGGGCACGCCGTCTTCCTTTTCCCAGGCCCGGGCAAGGTCGATGGGGTCCGGGCGCAGTCCGATGTTCAGCACCAGGATGGCCAGCAGCATGCCGGCCAGGGAGAAGAGGAACGGCCCGCTCATCGGCGGCAGGCCGAATTGCCCGCCCAGCGCCGATCCCGGTCCGATGAGGTTCGGGCCGGCGACGGCGCCGATGGTGATGGCCCAGACCACCAGGCCCAGGTCGCGCCCGCGGGTGGCGTCGGCGGCCAGGTCGGTGGCGGCGAAACGGGCCTGCAGGTTCGCTGCCGAGCCCACGCCCAGCAGTGCGGCCCCGAGAAGCAGCACGGCGAAGGAGTTCGCCACGGGTGCCACCATCATGCCGATGGCACCCAGCGCGGCCAGGAGGTAGCCCAGGGACAGCGCCCTGCGGCGCCCGCGCTTCACGGCCAGGGCTGCCAGCGGCAGCGCACTGAGTGCGCCGGCGACGGAGATCGCGGTGGTTGCCGCCCCGGCGAAGGCGTTGGAGCCGGTCAGTTCCACGGCCATGAGCGATCCGATGGCCAGACCGGCGCCGTTGCCCACGCCGGAAAGCAGCTGGGAGACCGAGAGCGTGGCCACGGTGCGGCGTTGGGCGCGCACCCGTTGGGGCGCGGGGTGGATGGAGGTCGGGGTTGTGTTCACCCGCCCAGCCTAGCAACGCCGCGGCCTTTAACGAGGCTCGGGGCCCGTCGTCCGAAACAACGGAAGACGGACCCCGGGCGGGTGCGGCGTGGGAGGGGCGAGGTTACTCGCTGTCCTTCTTGGCTACCTGTTCGGCCTTGTGCTCGGCGGCGGCGCGGCGGCCGGCCGGGGAGAGCAGCGAGGCGACGGTCGCGATGACGACCGTGCCCAGGATGACCACCAGCGAAACGGTGATGGAGAAGTCCGGGACCCAGGTGATCGGCTGGCCGCCGTTGATGAACGGGAGTTCGTTCACGTGCATGGCGTGGAAGACCAGCTTGATGCCGATGAAGGCCAGGATGATCGACAGTGCGTGCTTGAGGTAGACCAGGCGGTCCATCAGGCCACCGAGCAGGAAGTACAGCTGGCGCAGGCCCATCAGCGCGAACAGGTTCGCGGTGAAGACGATGAACGGGGACTGCGTCAGGCCGAAGATCGCCGGGATCGAGTCGACCGCGAAGAGCAGGTCGGTCATGCCGATGGTGATGAAGACCATGACCATCGGGGTGAACATGCGCTTGCCGTCGATGCTGGTGCGCAGCTTGTTGCCGTCGAACTCCTTGGAGATCGGCAGGTTCTTGGTCAGCTTGTAGACGATGCCGCTGTTGGCGCCGTCGGACTCTTCCTCGCCGTTTTCGGTGGCCTGCTTCCAGGCGGTCCACAGCAGGAACGCACCGAAGATGTAGAAGACCCACGAGTAGTTCTCGATGACTGCGGCGCCGAGGATGATGAAGATGCCGCGCAGGATCAGGGCAATGATGATGCCGAACATCAACACTTCCTGCTGGTACTTCCGCGGCACCGAGAAGCGGGCCATGATGATGATGAAGACGAACAGGTTGTCGATACTCAGCGAGTACTCGGTGACCCAACCGGCAATGAATTGCTGGCCGATCTCCGGTCCCGCCTGCCACCAGACGACGCCGCCAAAGATCAGGGCGAGGGTGACGTAGAAACCGACCCAGAGGCCGGCTTCCTTCATCGAGGGTTCGTGTGGTTTCTTGACGACATACAGCAGGTCAAGAAGAAGAATGATGCACAATGCCGCGAGCGAGATAATCTCAAACTGCAGCGACAAGCCGTGGTTTCCCAATGTGGGGCCTTTCAAAACGGGGTACGTGGAATTACCGCAAGTCTCTCCGCCGCCCGCTCAGATCGGGGCGGCCGCTGTGCCCGGCGAGGCATCGATGCCTCGCGTGTTGACGATCACAGCACAAGTGGGATACTCCCCTACGCTTGGAACAGTCTAACTCATCCATGTTTCAGGCTCGTGAATGACCTTCCTTCACCAGCCCCCATCGAAGGCCAGCAGGTCCCCCGGTTGGCAGCCAAGTTCCCGGCAGATCGCCGAAAGCGTGCTGAAGCGCACGGCCCTTGCCCGGCCGTTCTTGAGCACCGAGAGGTTCGCCACGGTGACATCGACACGCCGGGCCAGCTCGGCCAGGCTCATGCCACGGGCCTCGAGCACCTCATCGAGCCGGATCCTGATGCCGTGCGGTTCGTCGTCCCGGTTGGCGCCACTCATATGACCCGTTCCAGGTCCGAGTGCATCGCCGCGCCGCGGCGGAACACCTCGGCGAAGACGAAGATGCCGGAGCCCACCAGGAGCGGAACAACGTTGAATTCGAAGCGGTTGACCACGAACGGTGCGATGGCGGCGTCATTGAGCACCAGCCATTGGCCCCCGGCGACCAGCAGCGCGCTGGCGGTTCCACCGGCGCCGACGAGCCAGGCGATCAACCGCAGCCGCTTCGCGTTGGCAAAGATGAAGGGACCCTGCTCTCGGCGCAGGGTGCGCACGATCCCCACCAGGATAAGCAGGATTCCAAGGGCCAGGAGCATTGCCAGCAGCTGCCCGCCCAGCAGGCCGAAACGCTGCGGGAAGTCCGGGGCAAACACGCTGACCCGGGCTTCGAAGGGGCCGGAGAATTCGCCGCGCCCGCTGGGGACGGGTTCGGCCCCGTAGGCATATAGCTCGGGTGTTGCGTGCACTTCAACGCTGTTCACCAGCCGCGCACTGACGCTTGGCACCTCGCCCAGGAAATAGGACCCGAAGAGACGCTCGCCCACACCCCACACCCAGCCCGGAAGCATGCCCCCGAACCCCATCGAACCCAGGAGCGTGCGCAGCAACCCAAAGACTGCGACTGCTGCCACCCCGATATACAGCACGATCTCCAGCGCCAGCGCGCCCGGCCTTGCCCCGCGAAATTTCATCACGACCCCTATCGATAAACGGTACTATCGATAAACAATACGGTCATGCCGCGGGCCGGGGCAAGGGGGACGGAGAACCCCTGGTTACGCGTGCCCGGCGTTCTTCATCTGGCGCAGTTCCTTCTTCAGCTCCGAGACCTCGTCGCGCAACCGGGCGGCGACCTCGAAGTGCAGCTCGGCGGCGGCCGCGTGCATCTGCTCGGTCATCTGGCTGATCATGTCCACCAGGTTTTCCGCCGGGGCGGCGGCCAGGCCGTCGGCGCGCACCGTCTCGTGGGCCTTCTTGGTTCCGGCACTGGAGCGCTTGGCGTTCTTGGCCAGGCGCTGGTTGTTCAGCAGCTCCTGGGTGTCGGCGTCCTCGCGGGCCAGGGAATCGGTGATGTCGGCGATCTTCTTGCGCAGCGGCTGCGGGTCCACGCCGTGGTCGCTGTTGTACTTCTGCTGCACCTCGCGGCGGCGGTTGGTCTCGTCGATGGCCTTGGCCATGGCGTCGGTGATCTTGTCCGCATACATGTGGACCTGGCCGTCGACGTTTCGCGCGGCACGGCCGATGGTCTGGATCAGCGAGGTCGCCGAGCGCAGGAAGCCCTGCTTGTCGGCATCCAGGATCGCCACCAGCGAGACCTCGGGCAAATCGAGGCCCTCGCGCAGCAGGTTGATGCCCACCAGCACGTCGAACAGGCCCATGCGCAATTCGCGCAGCAGCTCCACGCGGCGCAGCGTGTCGACGTCCGAGTGCAGGTACTGGACCCGGACCCCGTGCTCGGTGAAGTAGTCGGTGAGGTCCTCGGCCATCCGCTTGGTCAGCGTGGTGACCAGGATGCGCTCGTTGCGCTCCACCCGGGCGCGGATCTCGTCAAGCAGGTCGTCGATCTGGCCCTTGGTGGGCTTGACGATGATCTCAGGGTCGATCAGGCCGGTGGGGCGGATGATCTGCTGCACCACGCCGTCGGCCTTGCCCAGCTCGTACTTGCCCGGGGTCGCCGAGAGGTACACGGTCTGCCCGATGCGCTCGAGGAACTCGTCCCACTTCAGCGGCCGGTTGTCCATCGCGGAGGGCAGCCGGAAGCCGTGTTCCACCAGGGTGCGCTTGCGCGACATGTCCCCCTCGTACATCGCGCCGATCTGCGGGACGGTGACGTGCGATTCGTCGATGACCAGCAGGAAGTCGTCGGGGAAGTAGTCGATGAGGCAGTGCGGTGCGGTGCCGGCGGCACGGTCGTCGATATGCCGGGAGTAGTTCTCGATGCCGTTGCAGAACCCCATCTGCTCCATCATTTCCAGGTCGTAGGTGGTGCGCATGCGCAGCCGCTGGGCCTCCACCAGCTTGTTCTGGGACTCCAGGGTGGACAGGCGCTGCTGCAGCTCGTCCTCGATGTCCTTGACGGCCCGGTTCATCCGGTCGGCGCCCGCCACGTAGTGGCTGGCCGGGAAGACGTACATCTCGTTTTCCTCGCGGATCACCTCGCCGGTGACCGGGTGCAGCGTGTGGATAGATTCGATCTCGTCGCCGAAGAACTCGATGCGCAGCGCCTGCTCCTCGTACATCGGGATGATCTCCACGGTGTCCCCGCGCACCCGGAAGGTCCCGCGGTGGAAGTCCATGTCGTTGCGGGCGTACTGCATGGAGACGAACTTGCGCAGCAGCGTATCGCGGTTCAGCTCCGCGCCCTTTTTCAGGGTGACCATGCCAGCGACGTACTCCTCGGGGGTGCCCAGGCCGTAGATGCAGGAGACGGTGGCGACGAC encodes:
- the uvrB gene encoding excinuclease ABC subunit UvrB, translating into MSLAQQINRVVAPFEVISEFTPAGDQPTAIKELTERINAGEKDVVLLGATGTGKSATTAWLIEQVQRPTLVMVQNKTLAAQLANEFRELLPNNAVEYFVSYYDYYQPEAYVPQTDTFIEKDSSINEEVERLRHSATNALLTRRDVIVVATVSCIYGLGTPEEYVAGMVTLKKGAELNRDTLLRKFVSMQYARNDMDFHRGTFRVRGDTVEIIPMYEEQALRIEFFGDEIESIHTLHPVTGEVIREENEMYVFPASHYVAGADRMNRAVKDIEDELQQRLSTLESQNKLVEAQRLRMRTTYDLEMMEQMGFCNGIENYSRHIDDRAAGTAPHCLIDYFPDDFLLVIDESHVTVPQIGAMYEGDMSRKRTLVEHGFRLPSAMDNRPLKWDEFLERIGQTVYLSATPGKYELGKADGVVQQIIRPTGLIDPEIIVKPTKGQIDDLLDEIRARVERNERILVTTLTKRMAEDLTDYFTEHGVRVQYLHSDVDTLRRVELLRELRMGLFDVLVGINLLREGLDLPEVSLVAILDADKQGFLRSATSLIQTIGRAARNVDGQVHMYADKITDAMAKAIDETNRRREVQQKYNSDHGVDPQPLRKKIADITDSLAREDADTQELLNNQRLAKNAKRSSAGTKKAHETVRADGLAAAPAENLVDMISQMTEQMHAAAAELHFEVAARLRDEVSELKKELRQMKNAGHA
- a CDS encoding SDR family NAD(P)-dependent oxidoreductase, which translates into the protein MKVLVTGASGFLGSHMAEALVRDGHEVRAAARSLARIRHALQLRGCFEEVEPVEADTTIEEDVERAVAGCDAVVHAAASYTLDPRRAANVLAQNVRGTELVLGKAVQRGLDPIIHISSYAALLPGAPEITADSPVGRPPTAYALSKARSEDIARAHQAAGAPVTIIQPGMVWGPGDPASGESTLFARWILGGQMPMGIPGRVPVVDVRDVAAAVAACLVPARGPRRYLATGELVSMRDIQGIVAQAAGRRPPRGSMPAKPLLAMARLADRVQSILPVRLPVNYQGVWTALNCPRCDASKAERELGVVFRPAAESILETAHAVLAARAAEAGSPRRKRRSSS
- a CDS encoding helix-turn-helix domain-containing protein — its product is MSGANRDDEPHGIRIRLDEVLEARGMSLAELARRVDVTVANLSVLKNGRARAVRFSTLSAICRELGCQPGDLLAFDGGW
- a CDS encoding MFS transporter → MNTTPTSIHPAPQRVRAQRRTVATLSVSQLLSGVGNGAGLAIGSLMAVELTGSNAFAGAATTAISVAGALSALPLAALAVKRGRRRALSLGYLLAALGAIGMMVAPVANSFAVLLLGAALLGVGSAANLQARFAATDLAADATRGRDLGLVVWAITIGAVAGPNLIGPGSALGGQFGLPPMSGPFLFSLAGMLLAILVLNIGLRPDPIDLARAWEKEDGVPPHPVSTGRRRGSMATGLSAVRASPGATLGIATIVVAHLVMVGVMSMTPVHLKDLAAIPGHEMHGGSADILIVIGFVISLHIAGMYALSPFIGAWADRIGQPRMMLAGMMVLVAAVLVAGIGAESRSAVTVALVLLGLGWSMSTVSGSAFLAERVDRPRRVLVQGVSDTLMGAAGALGAAGSGVLLATLGFAGLGYLCLGFILVVAFFCVREVARTRA
- a CDS encoding TerC family protein, giving the protein MSLQFEIISLAALCIILLLDLLYVVKKPHEPSMKEAGLWVGFYVTLALIFGGVVWWQAGPEIGQQFIAGWVTEYSLSIDNLFVFIIIMARFSVPRKYQQEVLMFGIIIALILRGIFIILGAAVIENYSWVFYIFGAFLLWTAWKQATENGEEESDGANSGIVYKLTKNLPISKEFDGNKLRTSIDGKRMFTPMVMVFITIGMTDLLFAVDSIPAIFGLTQSPFIVFTANLFALMGLRQLYFLLGGLMDRLVYLKHALSIILAFIGIKLVFHAMHVNELPFINGGQPITWVPDFSITVSLVVILGTVVIATVASLLSPAGRRAAAEHKAEQVAKKDSE
- a CDS encoding DUF2975 domain-containing protein, with amino-acid sequence MKFRGARPGALALEIVLYIGVAAVAVFGLLRTLLGSMGFGGMLPGWVWGVGERLFGSYFLGEVPSVSARLVNSVEVHATPELYAYGAEPVPSGRGEFSGPFEARVSVFAPDFPQRFGLLGGQLLAMLLALGILLILVGIVRTLRREQGPFIFANAKRLRLIAWLVGAGGTASALLVAGGQWLVLNDAAIAPFVVNRFEFNVVPLLVGSGIFVFAEVFRRGAAMHSDLERVI